A single region of the Epinephelus moara isolate mb chromosome 14, YSFRI_EMoa_1.0, whole genome shotgun sequence genome encodes:
- the nsd2 gene encoding histone-lysine N-methyltransferase NSD2 isoform X3, with amino-acid sequence MDSKGSSLPSMPEPASPISMKQPPESLSVRKGGGDMSSDPALLIDKATAQLAAALQEGVLQKMAGHSHNNHSHERLKDLTSLVLNGDQDMLPKLCAPELPMLKGAEAPATNGTHQHNCSPHTEHELQVTIPQVVQQPLFEPFCANGTSLVTATEGPVSEPEKRQDVKKRKGRVNKPNLGSSAVPVESPDPTDDGDGREAAEEPDLIPELTEVATEESPPLVRFSVGDLVWTKVSGYPWWPCMVTTDPEFNNHFKQKQKAVNSRSGPLYHVQYFGDAPERGYIFEKNMVPFTGEDQYQELSQGNKQPASRVVHKKTVPSVPRKLQAQWNMGVIQAKEALSMSLEERMGNFAFLYDEDGPHLNPRILEKLKPEQGSAMDQETESRLSPDLPSPLDPTTSAADVEAGSVAPQKKRRPRQAQSPTKTVRRRKKSAADNTSEPVKKRKSKLVSSTGDISEPISLPVSVPVKRQRKKTSKRPPTDAAADAVQQPKRRRKTSKDAEKEASTSEGTNKKQRRRKRADKDVTETKRRRTKKKSLLTEDQDADKPKRRRKRKHDGENQATPSKAKRRRTSPCSDPEGSGSEGRPDSPSDSLDGTKKSERKKEFVCQVCEQAGEDLVPCEGQCCGMFHLHCLGLSFKPDEKLLCQECSTGIHSCFNCKQSDGTVRRCHVQHCGKFYHEACIRLNPLTVFDNKGFRCPLHTCLSCHYGCRTKQKSTKGRLMRCLRCPVAYHVGDPCVAAGSEMITNTAIICTNHFNAKKGYSHHSHVNVSWCFVCSKGGRLLCCESCPAAFHPDCLNIAMPDGSWFCNDCRAGKKPKYRDIIWVKLGTYRWWPAEIHHPRNIPTNIQHLRHEIGEFPVFFFGSKDYFWTHQGRVFPYMEGDRGSKHQRTGIGKVFKNALLEAEARFKEIKLKREAKEAQENSRKPPPYKFIKVNKPFGKVQVYTADISEIPKCNCKLTDERPCGFESECLNRMLQYECHPQVCPSGERCCNQDFTKRLYPETKIIKTPGKGWGLISLRDIKKGEFVNEYIGELIDEEECRARIKYAQENNITDFYMLTIDKDRIIDAGPKGNYSRFMNHSCQPNCETQKWTVNGDTRVGLFAVCDIPAGTELTFNYNLDCLGNEKTVCRCGAPNCSGFLGDRPKNSNGQTAEPKGKRLKRKYKRRKSEGKKKSDDDCFRCGDGGQLVICGKKTCTKAYHLSCLNLTKRPFGRWDCPWHHCDVCGKNSEAFCQLCPNSFCKAHQEGALRPWPRTGQLCCLEHDELEGTDNPDQGVTSETTTTTTTATTAAICGRPPKGSRKADGAEAKTKGSKRKAAEA; translated from the exons ATGGACAGCAAAGGTAGCTCCCTGCCTTCAATGCCCGAACCAGCCAGCCCGATCAGCATGAAGCAGCCGCCAGAGTCCCTCAGTGTTCGGAAAGGTGGGGGGGACATGAGCAGTGACCCTGCTCTGCTCATAGACAAAGCCACTGCCCAGCTGGCCGCCGCACTACAGGAAGGCGTCCTTCAGAAGATGGCTGGCCACAGTCACAACAACCACAGCCACGAGAGGCTCAAAGACCTCACCTCCCTCGTGCTGAACGGAGACCAGGACATGCTGCCGAAGCTTTGTGCTCCGGAGCTTCCGATGCTGAAGGGCGCCGAGGCCCCTGCTACAAACGGCACACATCAGCACAACTGCTCTCCTCACACTGAACATGAACTGCAGGTGACAATACCTCAGGTGGTCCAGCAGCCGCTGTTTGAGCCATTCTGTGCCAACGGGACCAGTTTAGTGACGGCCACCGAAGGTCCAGTATCTGAACCAGAGAAGAGACAGGACgtgaagaagaggaagggaaGAGTAAACAAACCAAACCTGGGTTCCTCTGCTGTCCCTGTGGAGTCTCCTGACCCGACGGATGATGGAGATGGACGTGAAGCAGCTGAGGAG CCTGATCTCATCCcagagctgacggaggtggctACAGAAGAGTCCCCTCCCCTCGTCCGTTTCTCTGTTGGAGATTTGGTTTGGACCAAAGTGTCCGGATACCCCTGGTGGCCTTGCATGGTGACCACAGACCCGGAGTTCAACAATCActtcaaacagaaacagaaag CAGTCAACAGCAGGTCGGGTCCACTTTACCATGTGCAGTATTTTGGAGACGCTCCGGAGAGAGGCTACATCTTTGAGAAGAACATGGTGCCCTTCACTGGAGAGGATCAATACCAGGAGCTCAGCCAGGGCAACAAGCAGCCGGCCTCCCGTGTCGTCCACAAAAAG ACGGTGCCCTCTGTGCCCCGAAAACTCCAGGCTCAGTGGAACATGGGCGTCATTCAGGCCAAGGAGGCGCTCAGCATGTCACTGGAGGAGCGCATGGGCAACTTCGCGTTTCTGTATGATGAGGACGGGCCCCACCTGAACCCTCGCATCCTGGAGAAGTTGAAGCCAGAACAGGGCAGCGCAATGGACCAGGAGACAGAGTCCAGACTCAGCCCAGATCTCCCCTCTCCGCTG GATCCCACCACTTCTGCAGCGGATGTTGAAGCTGGATCAGTCGCACCTCAGAAGAAGAGGAGACCCAGACAGGCTCAATCTCCCACAAAgactgtgaggaggaggaagaaatcTGCAGCGGACAACACCTCTGAACCcgtgaagaaaagaaaatcaaagctGGTTTCTTCGACAGGCGATATTTCAGAACCAATCTCACTTCCAGTTTCAGTTCCAG tcaagaggcagagaaagaagACGTCTAAAAGGCCGCCAACAGACGCCGCTGCAGACGCCGTTCAGCAGCCCAAACGGAGACGTAAAACCAGCAAAGATGCTGAAAAAGAG GCCTCAACCTCAGAGGGAACGAACAAGAAGCAGAGAAGAAGGAAGAGAGCTGATAAAGACGTGACTGAAACCAAGAGGAGACGGACCAAGAAGAAATCTCTCCTCACTG AAGACCAAGACGCTGACAAACCAAAGCGTAGGAGGAAAAGGAAGCATGATGGAGAGAACCAGGCCACGCCCTCCAAGGCAAAGAGGAGGCGGACGTCTCCGTGTTCTGATCCTGAG GGCTCTGGGAGTGAAGGACGTCCTGATTCTCCGAGCGACAGCTTAGACGGGACGAAGAAGagtgagaggaagaaagagtTCGTCTGCCAG GTGTGTGAGCAGGCCGGTGAGGACCTGGTTCCCTGTGAGGGCCAGTGTTGTGGGATGTTTCACCTCCACTGTCTCGGTCTGTCGTTCAAACCTGACGAGAAGCTGCTGTGTCAGGAGTGCAGCACAG GAATTCACTCGTGTTTCAACTGTAAGCAGTCGGACGGCACGGTGCGTCGCTGCCACGTCCAACACTGCGGCAAGTTTTACCACGAGGCGTGCATCCGCCTCAACCCTCTCACTGTGTTCGACAACAAGGGCTTCCGCTGTCCGCTCCACACCTGTCTGAGCTGCCACTACGGCTGCCGCACCAAGCAGAAGTCTACCAAAG GCAGGTTGATGCGTTGCCTGCGCTGCCCTGTGGCGTACCACGTTGGCGACCCTTGTGTGGCTGCTGGCAGCGAGATGATCACCAACACCGCCATCATCTGCACGAACCACTTCAACGCCAAGAAGGGCTACAGCCACCACAGTCACGTCAACGTCAGCTGGTGCTTCGTCTGCTCCAAAG gCGGGCGGCTGCTCTGCTGCGAGTCCTGTCCTGCAGCTTTTCACCCCGACTGCCTGAACATCGCCATGCCTGATGGGAGCTGGTTCTGCAACGACTGCCGGGCCGGAAAGAAACCCAAATACAGAGACATCATCTGGGTCAAACTGGGAACGTACAG ATGGTGGCCTGCAGAGATCCACCACCCCAGAAACATCCCCACCAACATCCAGCACCTTCGCCATGAGATCGGAGAGTTCCCAGTCTTCTTCTTTGGCTCCAAGGATTATTTCTGGACCCACCAGGGCCGAGTGTTTCCATACATGGAGGGTGACAGAGGCAGCAAACACCAGAGGACCGGCATCGGAAAAGTCTTCAAGAATG CTCTGTTGGAGGCTGAAGCTCGATTCAAGGAGATAAAATTGAAACGAGAGGCCAAGGAGGCACAAGAGAACAGCAGGAAGCCGCCTCCTTACAAATTCATCAAG GTCAACAAACCCTTCGGTAAAGTTCAGGTGTACACCGCAGACATCTCTGAGATCCCCAAGTGTAACTGCAAGCTGACGGACGAGAGGCCGTGTGGCTTTGAGTCCGAGTGTCTGAACCGCATGCTGCAGTATGAGTGCCACCCTCAGGTGTGTCCCAGCGGCGAGCGCTGCTGTAACCAGGACTTCACCAAGCGTCTCTACCCCGAGACCAAGATCATCAAGACGCCCGGCAAGGGCTGGGGCCTGATCTCTCTGCGGGACATCAAgaag GGCGAGTTTGTCAACGAGTACATCGGAGAGCTGATAGACGAGGAGGAGTGCAGGGCGAGGATCAAGTACGCCCAGGAGAACAACATCACTGATTTCTACATGCTCACCATCGACAAG GACCGGATCATCGACGCTGGTCCGAAGGGAAACTATTCTCGCTTCATGAACCACAGCTGTCAGCCCAACTGTGAGACACAGAAGTGGACAGTGAACGGTGACACGCGAGTCGGCCTGTTCGCTGTCTGTGACATCCCAGCAG gGACAGAGCTTACCTTTAATTACAACCTGGACTGCCTCGGGAACGAGAAGACCGTCTGTCGCTGCGGCGCTCCAAACTGCAGCGGCTTTCTGGGTGATCGGCCGAAG AACTCTAACGGCCAAACAGCCGAGCCCAAAGGGAAGAGACTGAAGAGGAAATATAAGAGGAGGAAAAGTGAGGGCAAGAAAAAGTCTGATGACGACTGTTTCCGCTGCGGAGACGGAGGACAGCTGGTGATCTGTGGAAAGAAGACGTGCACCAAAGCTTATCACCTGTCCTGCCTCAACCTCACCAAGAGACCCTTCG GTCGCTGGGACTGCCCCTGGCACCACTGTGACGTCTGCGGGAAGAACTCTGAGGCGTTCTGTCAGCTCTGCCCCAACTCCTTCTGCAAGGCTCACCAGGAGGGGGCGCTGCGTCCCTGGCCCCGCACAGGACAGCTGTGTTGTCTGGAGCACGACGAGCTGGAGGGAACGGACAACCCGGATCAGGGCGTCACCTCGGAGACCACCACCACGACAACCACCGCCACTACTGCCGCCATCTGCGGCCGTCCACCTAAAGGCTCCAGGAAGGCAGACGGAGCTGAGGCCAAAACTAAAGGCTCCAAGAGGAAAGCAGCAGAGGCCTga